A genomic window from Brachyspira sp. SAP_772 includes:
- a CDS encoding chemotaxis protein CheX has protein sequence MATTPIKFMDVRFINPFIVSLVSIFKEMAGIPMEKGTLVKGQGRKLFSGYGVAIGIVGDVNGQVLYEFPENFSQLLTESLTDKKRSDYDSEDEFEDMMRSVINEMGNTISGLAITKLSEEGISCDITPPILYYGKEIQIIPKNLQTIIIPFQSNIGFVSVNIAMDA, from the coding sequence ATGGCTACTACTCCTATAAAATTCATGGATGTTAGATTTATAAATCCTTTCATAGTATCTCTGGTTTCTATATTTAAAGAAATGGCTGGTATTCCTATGGAAAAAGGAACTTTGGTAAAAGGACAAGGACGTAAATTATTTTCAGGTTATGGTGTTGCTATAGGAATAGTTGGAGATGTTAATGGGCAAGTTTTGTATGAATTCCCTGAAAATTTTTCTCAACTTCTCACAGAAAGCCTCACCGATAAAAAACGCAGTGATTATGACTCTGAAGATGAGTTTGAAGATATGATGAGAAGCGTTATAAATGAAATGGGTAATACTATAAGCGGACTTGCTATCACTAAATTATCTGAAGAAGGTATAAGCTGCGATATTACTCCTCCTATACTATACTATGGAAAAGAAATTCAAATTATCCCAAAAAACTTACAAACTATCATAATACCTTTTCAATCTAATATTGGTTTTGTTAGCGTTAATATAGCTATGGACGCTTAA
- a CDS encoding murein L,D-transpeptidase family protein, whose amino-acid sequence MLKYIITSLFILNTMLFSADFLNEQKRYPRVRKAIEDKELIIKQNLQNNNISLNKLNIIIAAYKEESILEIYAKNNTDKTYKKIVQYNIASKSGVLGPKRMEGDLQVPEGFYYIDRFNPASSYYLSLGINYPNKSDQIKGKRNKLGGDIFIHGSDVTIGCIPMKDDKIKEIYLYAAYSKDNGQSKIPVYIFPFKMTEENIKNRRESQQLINFWKNIKVGYDVFINSKKEIIYKIDENGNYQY is encoded by the coding sequence ATGCTAAAATATATAATAACATCATTATTTATATTAAATACAATGCTATTTTCAGCAGACTTTTTAAACGAACAAAAAAGATACCCAAGAGTAAGAAAAGCAATAGAAGATAAAGAGTTAATAATCAAACAAAATCTACAAAACAATAATATATCTCTAAATAAATTAAATATAATAATTGCAGCATATAAGGAAGAATCTATATTAGAAATATATGCAAAAAATAATACCGATAAAACCTACAAAAAAATAGTTCAGTATAATATAGCATCAAAATCTGGTGTATTGGGCCCAAAAAGAATGGAAGGAGATTTGCAAGTTCCAGAAGGTTTTTATTATATAGATAGGTTTAACCCAGCAAGCAGTTATTATTTATCTTTAGGCATTAATTACCCTAACAAATCTGACCAGATAAAAGGAAAAAGAAACAAATTAGGAGGAGATATATTTATACATGGCTCTGATGTTACTATAGGATGCATACCTATGAAAGATGATAAAATAAAAGAAATCTATTTGTATGCAGCATACTCTAAAGATAATGGGCAATCAAAAATACCTGTGTATATATTCCCATTCAAAATGACAGAAGAAAACATCAAAAATAGAAGAGAATCACAACAATTAATAAACTTTTGGAAAAATATAAAAGTAGGATATGATGTATTTATAAATAGTAAAAAAGAAATAATATACAAAATAGATGAAAATGGAAATTATCAATATTGA
- a CDS encoding hemolysin family protein, translating to MEVIFIYLFEIFSILILIMLSGLFSGSETAYTSIDEVTLMRLVREKKIKEDDTKYWGKNNSMIPTLLVGNNIVNITASSIITVFAIKIALALPNISENMMVTISTATITILIIIFGEILPKVLMRVNAEKAIPYLLYFMKLCHFIFKPITFLMDKITTFIMNYFVPKKLRNKEKKSALSSIDDITTIINLGHKAGIIKGYTHDLLTGVMDFRNKTAEEIMTPRVDMVCIEADTDIDEIMRLTVDTGLSRFPVYEETIDHIIGIFHTRALFKDYIKNNGKASKMKKKAIDYIMLPYFVPETKTISSLFTDMQKRKLQMAITIDEYGGTSGLVTMEDIVEEIMGDIEDESDKKEKDLIKLKGKRIIVNGTASIEDVNEVLNLNIEHEEYQTIAGYVLDKLDHIPDVNERLILNDYRVRIMKVEDRRIIEMEFTPINSIRISDVNNINNTEVNTDKEEE from the coding sequence ATGGAAGTTATATTTATTTATTTATTTGAAATTTTTAGCATATTAATACTAATAATGCTATCAGGGCTTTTTTCTGGAAGTGAAACGGCATACACAAGCATAGATGAAGTAACATTAATGCGTCTTGTGAGAGAAAAGAAAATTAAAGAAGATGATACAAAGTATTGGGGTAAAAATAATTCTATGATACCTACCCTTCTTGTAGGAAACAATATAGTTAATATTACAGCAAGCTCAATAATAACTGTATTTGCTATAAAAATAGCCCTTGCCCTACCAAATATTTCTGAAAATATGATGGTAACAATTTCTACAGCTACAATCACAATACTTATTATTATATTTGGAGAAATACTTCCAAAAGTACTTATGAGAGTAAATGCTGAAAAAGCTATACCATATTTGCTATACTTTATGAAGCTTTGTCATTTTATTTTTAAACCAATTACTTTTTTAATGGATAAAATAACAACATTTATAATGAATTATTTTGTACCAAAGAAATTAAGAAACAAAGAAAAAAAGAGTGCATTATCAAGTATAGACGACATCACAACAATAATTAATTTAGGGCATAAAGCTGGAATTATAAAAGGATATACACATGATTTGCTTACTGGTGTAATGGATTTTAGAAACAAAACAGCAGAAGAGATAATGACGCCTCGTGTAGACATGGTATGCATAGAAGCTGATACTGATATTGATGAAATTATGCGTTTAACGGTGGATACTGGTCTTTCAAGATTTCCTGTTTATGAAGAGACTATTGACCACATTATAGGAATATTTCACACAAGGGCTTTATTTAAAGATTATATCAAAAATAACGGCAAAGCAAGCAAAATGAAAAAGAAAGCAATAGATTATATTATGCTTCCGTATTTTGTACCTGAAACAAAAACTATAAGCAGTTTATTTACAGATATGCAAAAAAGAAAATTGCAGATGGCTATTACAATAGATGAATACGGCGGCACTTCTGGACTTGTTACTATGGAAGACATTGTTGAAGAGATTATGGGTGATATTGAAGATGAGAGCGATAAAAAAGAGAAAGATTTAATAAAGTTAAAAGGAAAAAGAATCATAGTAAATGGAACAGCATCAATTGAAGATGTTAATGAAGTATTGAACTTAAATATAGAACATGAAGAGTATCAAACTATAGCGGGATATGTATTAGATAAATTAGACCATATACCTGATGTAAATGAGAGGCTTATATTGAATGATTATAGGGTAAGGATAATGAAAGTTGAAGACAGAAGAATAATAGAGATGGAATTTACTCCTATAAATAGCATTAGAATATCCGATGTAAATAATATAAACAATACTGAAGTTAATACAGATAAGGAAGAAGAATAA
- a CDS encoding glycosyltransferase family 9 protein, producing the protein MKILIIGMNYIGDTIFITPIIRAIKKHYADSCTIDVINGSRGIDILKENPYIDNIIIRDENNLEFIKKENYDIGFAVNTSFVSASILKKANIPVRVGVNSECRGFLLTHKTPWKKHSRHIVDTILSILKPLNIKDDGFHTELFLSKEEEAFGYNKMKDYKNALVVHGGATRISKRYTHFAELIKEFKKDFNDVPIVIIGSKDDIAFANTMKENINDIIDFTDKLTIRELISVIKYSYSLIGGDSAPLHIANALGIYSIGIFGDTLPLIYGVRGDKSFNIEAREKYCNKIKSFHCEYIRRGCKTIDCLNKLDYRDILPYLVSIYKKL; encoded by the coding sequence ATGAAAATATTAATAATAGGAATGAACTATATTGGAGATACTATATTTATTACTCCAATTATAAGGGCTATAAAAAAACATTATGCTGATAGTTGCACTATTGATGTAATAAATGGAAGTAGGGGAATTGATATATTAAAAGAAAATCCGTATATAGATAATATCATTATTAGAGATGAAAATAATTTAGAGTTTATAAAAAAAGAAAATTATGATATAGGTTTTGCTGTAAACACATCATTTGTTTCGGCATCTATTTTAAAAAAAGCTAATATACCAGTGAGAGTTGGTGTTAATAGTGAATGCAGAGGATTTTTGCTTACACATAAAACTCCTTGGAAAAAACACAGTAGACATATTGTTGATACTATACTTTCAATTTTAAAACCTTTAAATATAAAAGATGATGGTTTTCATACAGAATTATTTTTAAGCAAAGAAGAAGAGGCATTCGGTTATAACAAAATGAAAGATTATAAAAATGCCTTAGTTGTTCATGGCGGAGCTACACGCATAAGTAAAAGATATACTCATTTTGCAGAGTTAATTAAAGAGTTTAAAAAAGACTTTAATGATGTGCCAATAGTTATTATAGGCTCTAAAGATGATATCGCTTTTGCCAACACTATGAAAGAAAACATTAACGATATAATAGATTTTACTGATAAACTTACAATAAGAGAGCTTATATCTGTAATAAAATATTCATATTCTTTAATTGGAGGCGATAGTGCACCATTGCATATTGCAAATGCACTTGGAATATATTCTATAGGCATATTTGGAGATACACTTCCTTTAATATACGGAGTTCGAGGAGATAAATCTTTTAATATAGAAGCGAGAGAAAAATATTGTAATAAGATAAAAAGCTTTCATTGCGAGTATATAAGAAGAGGCTGTAAGACTATAGATTGTTTAAATAAGTTAGATTATAGAGATATTTTGCCATATTTAGTATCTATTTATAAAAAATTATAA
- the mazG gene encoding nucleoside triphosphate pyrophosphohydrolase, with protein sequence MKSFEELISIVKKLRGENGCAWDRVQTFDSLIPCFLEEAYEVVEAINNKDYENIKEELGDILLHVVFFSELANDENKFNIDDVCNNINEKLVRRHPHVFGESQVKDVNGILKQWEEIKKEEKKNDNRSILDSIPKSLPIMEKSYKLMKKAASVGFEYEHIDDSLDKIEEELIEVKEAYNEKDKEHLEEEIGDLIMTVLDFARMNKINPVNSLLRVNEKFRRRFQYIEDMAKKMNRSLESMSLEEMDNLWNECKAIEKNNNQ encoded by the coding sequence ATGAAATCTTTTGAAGAGTTGATATCTATAGTTAAAAAGCTTCGTGGAGAGAATGGATGTGCTTGGGATAGGGTTCAGACGTTTGATAGTTTGATACCTTGTTTTTTGGAAGAGGCTTATGAGGTAGTTGAGGCTATTAACAATAAAGATTATGAGAATATAAAAGAAGAGCTTGGAGATATTTTGCTTCATGTTGTATTTTTTTCTGAGCTTGCTAATGATGAAAATAAATTTAATATAGATGATGTTTGTAATAACATTAATGAAAAACTTGTACGAAGACATCCACATGTATTTGGAGAGAGCCAAGTAAAAGATGTTAATGGCATATTAAAACAGTGGGAAGAGATAAAAAAAGAAGAGAAGAAAAACGATAATAGAAGCATACTAGACAGCATACCAAAATCTTTGCCTATAATGGAAAAATCATACAAGTTAATGAAAAAAGCTGCTAGTGTTGGGTTTGAATATGAGCATATAGATGATTCTTTAGATAAGATAGAAGAAGAGCTTATAGAAGTTAAAGAGGCATATAACGAAAAAGATAAAGAGCATTTAGAAGAAGAGATAGGCGATTTAATAATGACTGTTTTGGATTTTGCTCGTATGAATAAAATTAATCCTGTTAATTCACTATTAAGAGTAAATGAAAAGTTTAGAAGAAGATTTCAATATATAGAAGATATGGCAAAAAAAATGAATAGAAGCTTAGAGAGTATGAGCTTGGAAGAGATGGATAATCTTTGGAATGAATGTAAGGCTATAGAAAAAAATAATAATCAATAA
- a CDS encoding AI-2E family transporter has product MNKYNIGQIFFITFIFLSIFIMYQLLRPFGMVIFFALVFYVVLSPLFKKAIGKSYGKEDKISMIKRHTLALLFSLTSLIIFLVPTSLLLYTIIVQLIDISNISIKYFMNLDFNSILNNDRLRELLSLLPVEISATEILRRIQDSLLSNLTSVSSYLTQNVAGILKGTGKFVSSFIFMMFSLFFFFVDGEYLKEQVSSLIPIEKKYLDRLFKQASEGIRGIIFGNLFTGIFQGICAFIVYSIFGVSNSLTFALLTIIASFMPIIGTTIIWIPLGVLFIINGEILRAIIFLVVSWFFITIPDNFVRPLLLGNRIELHPLFIFFAILGGVLFFGLSGIILGPLTFILFFEIMRMYNEEKLFSDKEERKRAVNNFVNTRIRRINSIKRHRVHNRKNRNNI; this is encoded by the coding sequence ATGAACAAATATAATATAGGTCAAATATTTTTTATCACTTTTATCTTTTTATCAATATTTATAATGTATCAGCTTTTAAGACCATTTGGTATGGTGATATTTTTTGCTTTGGTTTTTTATGTTGTTTTATCACCGTTATTTAAAAAGGCTATAGGCAAAAGCTATGGTAAAGAAGATAAGATATCTATGATTAAAAGGCACACTTTGGCCTTATTATTTTCTTTAACATCTTTAATTATATTTTTAGTGCCAACTAGTTTGTTATTATATACTATAATAGTTCAGCTTATAGATATATCAAATATTAGTATAAAATATTTTATGAACTTAGATTTTAATTCTATTTTAAATAATGATAGATTAAGAGAATTATTATCATTGCTTCCCGTAGAAATATCTGCTACAGAGATATTAAGAAGAATACAAGATAGTTTATTATCAAATTTAACTTCGGTAAGTTCTTATTTAACGCAAAATGTTGCAGGCATATTAAAAGGAACTGGTAAGTTTGTAAGTTCATTTATATTTATGATGTTTTCTTTATTTTTCTTTTTTGTAGATGGGGAGTATCTTAAAGAACAAGTAAGTTCATTAATACCAATAGAGAAAAAATATTTAGACAGATTATTTAAACAGGCTTCTGAGGGTATAAGAGGAATAATATTTGGAAATTTATTTACTGGTATATTTCAAGGTATTTGTGCTTTTATAGTTTATTCTATATTTGGCGTTTCTAATTCTTTAACTTTTGCACTTCTTACAATTATAGCTTCATTTATGCCTATTATTGGTACTACCATTATTTGGATACCTCTTGGAGTACTTTTTATAATTAATGGGGAAATTTTAAGAGCCATAATATTTTTAGTAGTCTCTTGGTTCTTTATCACTATACCAGACAACTTTGTTCGTCCTTTGCTTTTAGGAAATAGAATAGAGCTTCACCCATTATTTATATTCTTTGCTATATTGGGCGGTGTTTTATTTTTCGGACTTTCTGGAATTATACTTGGTCCTTTAACTTTTATATTATTCTTTGAAATTATGAGAATGTATAATGAAGAGAAATTGTTTTCTGATAAAGAAGAGAGAAAAAGAGCTGTAAATAATTTTGTTAATACTAGGATAAGAAGAATTAATAGCATTAAAAGACATCGTGTACATAATAGAAAAAATAGAAACAATATTTAA
- a CDS encoding bifunctional 4-hydroxy-2-oxoglutarate aldolase/2-dehydro-3-deoxy-phosphogluconate aldolase — protein MLKKYIQTKIIPVVIVENEEETRKIAELCLEFLPSIELTLRTEYGYKALEILAKDYPTIQRSAATVLNIEQVNRVVDLGTNIIISPGFQPTMLEYAKNKNYYYIPGAATPSEVEQCLAYGYKYIKFFHAGLYGGINWIKSIAPVYKHTGVKFMPLGGVNIDNVKEYLQNEYVFACGGTWLCPRNLIEEKNWKEIKRRFEEANKLIKELKN, from the coding sequence ATGCTTAAAAAATATATACAAACTAAAATAATACCAGTAGTGATTGTAGAAAATGAAGAAGAGACAAGAAAGATAGCGGAACTTTGTTTGGAGTTTCTTCCTTCTATAGAATTAACTTTAAGAACAGAATACGGATATAAAGCATTAGAAATATTAGCTAAAGATTATCCAACTATTCAAAGGTCTGCTGCTACAGTTTTAAATATAGAACAAGTTAACAGAGTAGTTGATTTAGGCACAAATATAATAATAAGTCCCGGTTTTCAGCCTACGATGCTTGAATATGCTAAGAATAAAAATTATTATTACATACCCGGTGCTGCAACTCCTTCTGAGGTTGAACAATGTTTAGCTTATGGGTATAAATATATAAAGTTTTTTCATGCTGGTCTTTATGGAGGAATTAATTGGATAAAAAGTATAGCACCTGTTTATAAGCACACAGGAGTGAAATTTATGCCTTTGGGCGGTGTAAATATTGATAATGTAAAAGAATATCTTCAAAATGAATATGTATTTGCATGCGGAGGTACTTGGCTATGCCCAAGAAATCTAATAGAAGAGAAAAATTGGAAAGAAATAAAAAGAAGATTTGAAGAGGCTAATAAATTAATAAAAGAACTTAAAAATTAA
- a CDS encoding WESB_1763 family membrane protein, with amino-acid sequence MIYLSKKINNVSFINTYRIWANYFVIAVLLNFIFFRVFIIDNESVFYLLSFILNYAILITFFLLLFYKFYNCMFDSQISYSIIGLVFLITGTLKLYITHINTYNIIELLFFISTLVLTIYILVPIIIKKDIYEITRGVYIFILLTLVSSNLNYIIISINKLLDFDFLHYFSSYLSIYLSKVSSISFIMLMTAYIVVFMNEIIIKNINKSSALLMLIVISSATFLFRESFLFFTISLYNALNIGIYLPIYIYMIIIILFLIAMFSSFTASLFLKKYYPELIAFSLLIMAGLDMNNFSLRLISMFSIMELANLINNNETE; translated from the coding sequence ATGATATACTTATCAAAAAAAATAAATAATGTATCTTTTATAAATACATACCGTATTTGGGCTAATTATTTTGTTATTGCCGTATTGTTAAATTTTATATTTTTTAGAGTTTTTATTATTGATAATGAATCTGTATTTTACTTACTTTCTTTTATACTTAATTATGCTATTTTAATAACTTTTTTTTTACTGCTTTTCTATAAATTTTATAATTGCATGTTTGATTCTCAAATTTCATATTCCATAATTGGATTAGTATTCCTCATTACAGGCACATTAAAACTATATATAACTCATATAAATACATATAACATCATAGAATTACTATTTTTTATTTCTACTCTAGTACTTACTATATATATATTAGTTCCAATCATAATAAAAAAAGATATATATGAAATAACGAGAGGAGTATATATTTTTATATTATTAACTTTAGTATCATCTAATCTAAACTATATAATAATATCAATCAATAAATTATTAGATTTTGATTTTTTACATTATTTCTCTTCTTATTTATCCATATATTTATCTAAAGTGTCTTCAATATCTTTTATAATGTTGATGACAGCGTATATAGTTGTGTTTATGAATGAAATAATAATAAAAAACATAAATAAGTCTTCTGCATTATTAATGCTTATTGTTATATCATCAGCAACATTTTTATTTAGAGAAAGTTTTTTATTTTTTACAATTTCTTTATACAATGCTCTAAATATAGGAATATACCTTCCTATATATATATACATGATTATAATAATTTTATTTTTAATAGCTATGTTTAGCTCTTTTACGGCATCATTGTTTTTAAAAAAGTATTATCCAGAACTTATAGCTTTTAGTTTGCTTATTATGGCTGGACTTGATATGAATAACTTTTCTTTAAGATTAATATCAATGTTTTCAATAATGGAGCTTGCTAATTTAATTAATAATAATGAAACCGAATAA
- a CDS encoding CapA family protein translates to MKKFISILFILMFLFSCESKENKQNNEPIKKAKLVFTGDIMTHPKVVEAFEGNDILIDLKDYFQGDIVFANLEFVVNTNKPPMPYPEFNGSKEYLEYFFNYFNTFSIANNHAYDQGAKAEAETVSILHQNNILTLGGSTNSSDISPIITNINGIPIFISAYTMLDNALSHKTNKDGYFYFMNFYPKKDDLIAKVKSDMSLATNNEIKIISLHFGYEYTIAPEDTTIETARALIENGVDIIIGHHPHVPRPAEVYNGTNNSGIIIYSLGNFIANHKGRYPYLDVGTILSLEIDENREISFSYVPTYYAFFRDNGFEFVMKPIKENPSINMPTLSSNYVYSAYDTNAIKSGYQLINNFYSPLTNENVKDIFVLDKKTANNRMAKN, encoded by the coding sequence ATGAAAAAATTTATTAGTATATTATTTATATTGATGTTTCTTTTTTCATGCGAATCAAAAGAAAACAAACAAAATAATGAACCTATAAAAAAGGCAAAGTTAGTTTTTACAGGCGACATTATGACTCATCCAAAAGTTGTAGAAGCTTTTGAAGGTAATGATATACTAATAGATTTAAAAGATTATTTTCAAGGTGATATTGTATTTGCCAATTTGGAGTTTGTGGTAAATACCAATAAACCTCCTATGCCTTATCCAGAGTTTAACGGCTCTAAAGAGTATTTAGAATATTTCTTTAATTATTTTAATACTTTCTCTATAGCAAATAATCATGCTTATGACCAAGGAGCTAAAGCAGAGGCAGAAACTGTATCTATACTTCATCAAAACAACATACTCACATTAGGAGGCTCAACAAACTCATCAGATATATCCCCTATAATAACAAATATAAACGGCATACCAATATTTATATCAGCATACACCATGCTTGATAATGCCTTAAGCCACAAAACAAATAAAGACGGTTATTTCTATTTTATGAACTTCTACCCAAAAAAAGATGATTTGATAGCAAAAGTAAAAAGTGATATGTCTTTAGCAACAAACAATGAAATAAAAATAATATCTTTGCATTTTGGATATGAATATACAATCGCTCCAGAAGATACCACTATAGAAACAGCAAGAGCTTTAATAGAAAATGGAGTAGATATTATAATAGGTCATCATCCGCATGTACCAAGACCAGCAGAAGTATATAACGGCACTAACAACAGTGGTATAATAATATATTCTTTAGGTAATTTTATTGCTAATCATAAGGGAAGATATCCGTATTTAGATGTAGGAACTATTCTTTCATTAGAAATTGATGAAAACAGAGAAATCAGTTTTTCTTATGTTCCAACATATTATGCATTTTTTAGAGATAATGGCTTTGAGTTTGTAATGAAGCCAATAAAAGAAAACCCTAGTATTAATATGCCTACACTATCAAGCAATTATGTTTATAGTGCTTATGACACTAATGCTATAAAATCAGGCTATCAATTAATAAATAATTTTTACTCACCGCTTACAAACGAAAATGTGAAAGATATTTTTGTATTAGATAAAAAAACAGCAAATAATAGAATGGCTAAAAATTGA
- a CDS encoding peptidoglycan recognition family protein, which yields MKNIVILFFFITIISCSSSKKIISNKENNTIEIHNIYKIYPSTLKLSLMSEYSQKHYGYPNYSLVNPQIIVVHSTETKNLQIALNVFQNDFLIGRADIDSGGDVNVGTHFLIDTNGTIYASTPLEYMARHTIGLNYTAIGIENIGFAGQLTKEQLNSNIKLIKYLKNHYKSIKYVIGHYEYRDTNAAHYHLFREIDPTYRFTIKTDPGYDFMQEIKQRIH from the coding sequence ATGAAAAATATTGTTATATTATTCTTTTTTATAACTATAATATCATGTAGTAGCAGTAAAAAGATTATATCTAATAAAGAAAATAATACTATAGAAATACACAATATATATAAAATATATCCAAGTACATTAAAATTAAGTTTAATGTCAGAATATAGCCAAAAACATTATGGTTATCCAAATTATAGTTTGGTGAACCCTCAAATAATAGTTGTACACTCTACCGAAACAAAAAATTTACAAATAGCTCTTAATGTTTTTCAAAATGATTTTCTTATAGGAAGAGCGGATATAGATTCTGGAGGAGATGTTAATGTTGGTACGCATTTTTTAATTGATACAAACGGTACAATATATGCAAGTACTCCTTTAGAATATATGGCAAGGCACACTATAGGGTTAAATTACACAGCAATAGGTATAGAAAATATAGGTTTTGCTGGTCAGCTTACAAAAGAGCAGCTTAATTCAAATATTAAACTAATTAAATATTTAAAAAATCATTATAAAAGCATAAAATATGTCATAGGGCATTATGAATATAGAGACACCAACGCAGCTCATTATCATCTTTTTAGAGAAATAGACCCCACATACAGATTCACTATAAAAACTGACCCCGGATATGATTTTATGCAAGAAATAAAACAAAGGATACATTAA